TAATAAGAGATAAGTCGTAAACACAAAGAAAGAACAATATGATGAACGAAACATTAATTCAACTTTCACAAAAATGGCCCTCATGGCTCTGGAATATTGCATTAATCCTCTTTTCGTTTTTAATAGGTTTTCTGATCAAACTGATTTTTATACCGCTTTTGCGAAGACAGGCCATTCAGCAGGAGTCTTATAGTTTATTTCGTTCCTTTGTAAGACGTTTTAGCCGTGTGCTAAGTATTTTTATACCATTAATTGTTTTTAATAGTTTGCTGCCCTTTGCCCAATTTAACGAACGGACACTCCGCATGGTCAGCAAAACCAACGAGCTTTTGCTCGTCAGTTTTTTTGCGGTTGTACTGATCCAGGGGATCAAGGTTTTTGAGGACTATCTCTACCATCGTTTTGATGTCAATAAGGAGAATAACCTGCGCGAACGGAAGATCAGGACACAAATTGTCTTTATCCGAAAAGTGGTGGTTACTCTGATCATTGTGATTTCCTTGGCAATCATCCTACTCAGTTTTGATAGCATGCAAAAGATCGGCGCTGGCCTACTTACAGGTGTGGGAGTTGGCGGTATCATTATCGGTTTTGCAGCACAGAAGTCCCTTGGAAATTTGCTTGCTGGTTTTCAGATCGCTTTTACGCAGCCCATTCGCATGGACGATGTCCTGGTGGTCGAAGGGGAATGGGGCCGTGTGGAGGAAATCAACTTGACCTACGTCGTCGTTAATATCTGGGACAAACGCCGTTTAGTATTGCCCATTACCTATTTTATTGAAAAACCATTTCAAAATTGGACACGCACAACCTCGGAGATCTTAGGAACTGTATTTATCTATACAGATTTTACCGTACCCGTAGGGCTACTACGTGAGAAGCTGACGGCCTTACTCACCGGACATCCGCTTTGGGACGGTAAAGTAAACGTGCTTCAGGTGACTGATTTTAAAGAACGTACCATGGAGATCCGTTGTCTGATGAGCTGCCGCAATTCAGGCCAGGCTTTTGACCTACGCTGTTATATACGTGAACAGATGATTGCCTATATCCACAAGAATTTTCCGAATGCATTAGCCAGAACACGGGTAGATTATCAGGTGAGTACGCAAAAGGGGCTGTAATAGCGAAGTAGCGATCGAGAAATGATAATCTGTTGAAAAATAAGTGTAATTTATTTAAGTTTGTTTAAAATGTTAGCATTAGCGATATGTTGATTTTCTACGTTGTATTCTCGGGAATATTAATTCTACTGAGTGTATTACCTTTCATCCAGAGCCAACATTGGATCTTTCGGGTAGCCGAATTTGTCAAGCTGCAGCTGCTGGTATTTCAGGTGCCCGCATTGGCGATGGGTTTTTATCTTGTGGGGGAAGACTCATGGATATGGTGGTTGCAGGTAGTACAGTTGGCGCTGATCGTATACCATACCTATATATTGATACGCTACACCAAATTTTGGCGTCGTGAAAAATATGAAAAGGGCAAAGATGCATCGGATAGTATTAAAGTGATCTCCTGTAATGTGCTGCAATTCAATACGGCGTATAACCGCTTTATTGACCTGATTCAGAAAGAAAAGCCGCAAATTTTTTTGACCATGGAAAGCGATGCGGCATGGGAAAAAGCCTTACGTGTGCTGGAAAGTGATTATCCTAATTTTGAGAAGGTAACCCTGGACAATACCTATGGTATGCATTTTTATTCCAATCTGAAGATCAACAAATGTCAGGTGCATTATTTTGTAGCGGATGATATTCCGAGTATTGAAGCCGAACTGGAAACCGCCGATGGACATCGTTTTGTCTTTTTTGCTGTACATCCACCGCCGCCGAGTCCGACCGAAGAGGAAACTTCCAAAGAAAGAGATGGCGATCTGCTCAGTGTGGCCAAGCGGGTGCGCGATTATAAAATGCCCGTGGTTGTTACAGGGGATTTTAATAATGTCGCTTGGGCCAAATCTTCGCTCTTGTTCAAAAAAACCAGCAAATTGATCGATGCACGTATTGGCCGGGGTATTCTTTCCACCTTTCATGCCAATTATTGGTTTTTTAGGGTACCCTTGGATCTGTTGTTTCATAGTCCAACGGTATTTATCGATAAACTTTTTATTTATCCTTCTGTTGGATCGGATCATTTTCCAATGGGCTGTACCTTTTTTATCGACCGCTACTCCGAAGAGCAGGCGGAGGATATTGAGCACCTGGAGGAAGGTGATATGACTGAAGTCAATGAAATGATTGCTGATGGAAAAGAGGAAGAAAGTGACAATCGGAATTAATAGGCAGGAGTCAGATTTTGATTATTAAAGATAAGGTACCTTTTATGTAAAAACTGTTCAATAGAGATTTGGTGCAAGTAGTTGTTATTCAGTTGTTTTAATTTGTTTATATTTAAATAACTGTGTGCTAATATCGACAGAAATATGTAAATTAACAGGCACTAATCATTTTCTTTAAATCTAACGAATGGATAAAGATTATCATAGTAAACTGGACGACGAACAGCTGTTGTCCAAGACCATCGATTTTCTGCGTTTCCCACTAATTGTTGGTGTGGTATTTATTCATACCGACTTCTCTGATGTGGTTATTAAAGGCGTTAAAAGCATCAATTTGGTTAACTATCCCATTTTCACACACGCTTTTTTTCTATTTTCCAAAGTCATTTTCGAGGTGTGCGTACCGCTCTTTTTTTTAACTTCTGGCTTTTTGTTCTTTTACAAAACGGAAAATTTTTCATTTAAAGTTTACCTGAAAAAATTAAAAGGACGTTTCCGTTCGTTGTTCATTCCTTATATCTTTTGGAATGTTGTTGTGCTCCTTTTCTTCTTTCTAGCACAGACTTTTCTCTCGGGAAGTCTGATGTCGGGAAGAAATAAATTAGTAACAGATTATAGTTTGATGGATTGGATTTGGTCTTTTTGGGATACATCGCATATTAACCCGCATGTCGAAAAGACTCTTCCCGTCAATTCTCCATTTTGGTTTATACGTGATCTGATGGTGGTGGTGCTCACATCCCCATTGCTTTATTTCCTCATTAAAAGGCTAAAAGTTTATGCCGTTATACTCTTAGGTATAATCTGGGTCATCAACCCTTATTTTTATCAGCCGGGACTAAGCACTGTATCATACTTTTTCTTTGCCGCGGGGGCCTATTTCAGTATCAATAAAAAGAATTTTGTAGAAATAATGAAACCAGTACTGTATCAATCAGGAGTTCTGTATTTGTTATTGGTGATCGCCCAATTTTATTTCTTAGGTATCAACTGGTGGAGCTATCTGTATTGTGCTGGAATTATGACGGGGCTTGTGTTCGCTGTAGCATTGTCCGCGCATTTTATTGAAAAAGAAAAATGGCAAATGGGTCCCTTCTGGACGAATGGTAGTTTTTTCGTTTTTGCGTATCATCGTTTACCCTTGGTATTCGTGATCAAATTCTTATTTACATTAGTGCGGCCACATTCTGATGTGGCCTTGTTATTTTTATATTTTGCTTGTCCTACGCTTATAATAATACTGGGATTGCTGAGCTATAGCATCATGCGGTCCTTTTTGCCCAAATTTACAGCTATCATTTGTGGAGGAAGATAATGGATTTTATGAAAAAATATAAATGGATTATTGGTTTGTTGATATTTGTCTGTCTCTCACTGTTGGTGAAATATGGACTAAAATTCTACAACAAAAGCCAGCAGAAGCGAATTAAATCTGAGTTTGAATTTACAGACCTGATCAATTTGGGTTGCACTTCGGTCAAAAATCAGGGCGCCTCAAATACCTGCTGGTCCTATACGGGCAATTCTTTCCTGGAATCTGAAATGATTAGAATGGGCAAAAAACCAATTGAGATTTCACAGATATATACGGCACGCCAGGCCTATCTGGAGAAGGCCCGTACCTTTGTGCGGCTGCATGGCGGGCTGTCAATGAAAGAAGGTGGGCAGTTACACGATGTATTGAATACCTACCGTAAATATGGTGCAATGCCCAGGTCGGCGTATTCGGGACTCCGAGGCGAGGCGACTTACAATGATTTTAGTGAGCTGACGCCGGCTTTGAATACCATGCTTAAGGTATTGGTCAAAAACAAACGACTGACATCAAATTGGGAGCGAGCATATATCGCGACAATGGATGCCTACTTAGGGGAGTTACCAGCACAATTCAACTATGAAGGTAAGATGTATACCCCCCGCACATTTGCGGATCAGTTCATTGGGATAAATCCGGATGATTATGTGGGTTTAGCCTCGGTAACGGACCAATCCTATTACAAGCCATTTGTGTTATTGGTACCTGACAACTGGTCCTTCGACCGGTTTTATAACGTACAGATGGATGATCTGACCACTGTTATTGATCATGCATTAGAAAAGGGGTTTACTGTGGCCTGGACAACCGATATCTCAGATCCTGGATTTTCCTGGAACTATGGTGTTGCCTATGTTCCCGAAAAATCGATTAATCAGATGACGGCTGAGGAAAAGGATGCCATGTTCGTTAAACCTCAACGAGAAAAAAAGGTGTCGGCAGCGGAAAGGCAAGCGGCCTTTGACAATTGGGAAACAACCGATGACCATGCGATGCACATTGTTGGGCTTGCAAAAGATCAGCAGGGAAAGGAATATTATCGCGTTAAAAATTCTTGGGGGAAATCCAATGAATATCATGGATATCTGTATGTATCCAAAGAATTTGTCCGTTTTAAAACCCTGACAATAATTTTGCATAAAGCAGGGCTGAGCCCCGATTTTAGATTGAAGCTTGGCCTTTCCTGATTCCCAATTCTTTCCATATTTCAGACGGATGTTTGTGCTATGGAAAACAATAAACTTACTTCTCGATGCTTGCGCGCATGTTTATTTATATTTGCAACAACCTGTTCGGTTGGCGCTCTCGCCCAAGAAAATAAATCCTTACCCGATAAAGTGCATCATGCCGAACCTTTATATAATGATCTTGTCCGGGATCTCGGTGCGCGGAAAGGAGAGAAGGAATTTAATGTCGGCGCTGATATTAAAAGAATGCATTCGGCTGATGAATTTGGCTACCTTATGGAGTATGAATTTGCGCCTATAGATCGATTGGGATTGGAAGCTGAAACAGATTTTGCATATTCAAAAAGCCGCATGGCCAATGTGTCATCCAGCAATCAATTGGAAAGGTTGCGTCTATCGTCGCAGTATTCCTTTTATGTTTCTAAAAAACAGGCAACAACCTTGGCTGTTGGTTATACACAGATCTTTGATTTTGTGGATGGTGGTACTATGTTTAATCCATTTTTTATAGCCGCCAAAAACTGGTATAGCAATTGGCATGCATTGATTTACACGGGGCCAGAATTCGCCTATCGTTATGGTTCATCGGGTATGGATACGGCATGGCAGATGAACACCTCATTTCATTATACCATACCGCAGACAGATCACTTTATTGGTATTGAGGTCAATCAGGAAATTTCTTCGGATGGGATACAAACGACATTGCATCCCCAAATTAAGCTAGGGCTGAGCAACAAAATAGCCATTGGTATGGCTGTGGGATTGCCGGTTAGTGGCAAAGAAAAAGTGCTTAGTGGCTTTTGGAGGCTGATCTATCAATTATAGGGTATAAAGCATATAGCCGTATGTCTTTGGAACAGTTAGATCATGTGTACTTACTTCTTTTTGGATATGAAATCTTGTAGCTTAATTGCTTTTCTGTTCTATTCTATTGATTTTTGGTAATTCCAATAAAAGCTAAAATATAAGCCCATAAATCGTCAATAAAAATAAATGGGGCGAACGCCTTCGCCCCATTATATCCATTAATATTATCAAGTCGAACGCAAAAAAAATGACTTGACGAGCCAAAAGTAAAAAATTAATATCAGACTTACTATGTTAAAATTTGTTATAATCGTGTAAAAATACCTAGTGTGGTTATGAAGCTACAAGATTTTATAAACAACCCTTACAGGGCAATAGCTGCCCATACATATTCGCCATTTTAATGGCTATGAAAAGATTTATATAAAAAGAAACAGTTTTATACCGCTCGATTCTTTAAAGGAGCAGTTCTTCGGTCGGTTAACGAATTATATTGGGAGGATAAAAAACAGGAGCCACTTATAAAGCGACTCCTGTTGAATGTGTATGTTGCCGTATTAGCTTAGATCAAAAGAATCTATCTTTAAGCTTAGTTTGGAAGCACCGGCATTGGATCGTAACCCACTGTATTTGGATTCCAAGCTCCATTACGAACACAACGGACGTTCATCAAAGATGACTTGATAACATTGACGCTGTTTAAAAGCGTGATACCTAAAACATTTGTAGATCTAAATCCTTTGTATCCAGCATTTAAGTTTAGAGGAGGCACACCAGCATACCTGTTTCCTAGATAATGCGTGACCCCTAAACCTGCAATGGGCTCAAGAGGGGAGAGTAACGAGCGGTCATTAGTCCAGAAGGCAGTATATTTTCCGCCAGTTGTACCTAGGTCTAATGTGATAAGATCTTCTACAAGAGATAAATCTCTCATAAAACCATTAAAGTTAAAGCGCAATTTGTTTGTTGCAGAGGTTGCTGTTCCATAAGCCGCATTAAATCCTGCTGTAGCTGTGAATTCAGAGTAACCAGCTCCAGCCGTCGATGTTGCGCCAGCGACGTTGGCAGCCAATGCGTTTTGAACATCAACTAAAGCGTCTAATGTACTACCTAATACATTTAAATTCAAATCACCTAACAAGCCTGTTAGCCCATTGGAATTAATTGGGTCCAAATCTGCTTTTGCAGGCGTTTTCCAAAGTCCTGCCGGATATACTAATGCGCAAGGATCTTTTGGTGACGCATATGTACCTAAAACTCCTGGTTTTGCAGCACCGTATGAGAAGAAGCTTCTTGCATCTGATGTTGGCTGATTGAAATGATAGAAGCGGTAAGGGTTGTAACCCGCTTTATAATATAAGTTCGATCTTGACCATTGTACACCACCAAATGTTAAAGGTGACTCGGTGATACCCAATAAGAAGCGGTGGTTTTTGCCGCGTTCAGGTGTAATCGTTTGTCCTTTTGAAGTGCTACCGGCAAAAGAGCGCTCGGTCCCATCTTCAAGTTTAATCTTAAGCGCGCTTAATGATACAGTCAGATTCTGTTGTGTTTGATCCGCCGTGTAATAATAAGCAATTTTTTGCTGCCCATCAGAGCCTGGTGCATTTACAAAATCAGCATAGGTCAATGCTGGAAGGGTAACATTTGTCAATGTACCAACGAATGCTCCGGTTAATACATCTATGGTTCCTGTTTTGGCGTCACGGCCTGTAACAGCAACGGTAGCGGAATTAATTGGTGCAAACATACCCATTGTGTTTATCTCAATACCGATCCGGGCCATGACACGATCAAAATTAATATTGATCGGAACCGGCGCACCGCTAACCGTAAAATCGCCTGAAGCACGTAACACATCGGTATTTCCCGGAAGTGCTAGGCTTTGGATCTCGGGAACCTGAGTTGTTGTTGAGTTGAAAGATAGCGCAACCCATTTATAAGCCGATCCATTCGTAACATCGATTGTGACAGTTGATTCGGTGCCAGATGATAAATCTATTGATTTGTCGAAAGTAAAAGTGCCGCCAACGTTCTTGTATAAGAATAAGCGATATTTAGTGCCGGCTGTAACAGGCGAAGCAGCACGAGTGCCATTGGATGCCTTAAGACCTATTTGATCTGCAGATACAATTTCAGAAATCGGCAGTTTATTATCGATACCAGTAATGGCGTCAAATCCATTTGCATGAATAAGTTCAAGTGAATGTTGATCTGAAGATGATTTGGATGTACTTCCTTTGGTTTTAATACTTTCACCATCGCTGATTCCTGCGATACGAACAACTATTTGTGCCTTTCCATCCGGAACTTCCTGTCCATTTTGGTTTTTGTCCTTATTACAGCTTGTTACTGCTAACGAACCTAATGCTAAAAAAGCGGCCAAGGCAAACTTACTTGCAAAATTTTGGTTGAATGTTTTCATAATAAAATAATGTTAGTGAGGGATAAAAAATTAGAAACCGCTTGTATCCCAGCCTGATCCGCCTGTGCCTTCTGTGTCATTGATGGTTGCACTTCCATTCCCGGGTTGTGCAACCTGTGATCCTGCAGCAATGCCTTGCTCCAGCTCTACTACGTGCTCCTTGATGGACGGAGCTACGTACATTTTTTTTGCGTTCTTATTCATGATAATATTATTTGGATAATCCACGCTGTTGTCAGCGTGGGGTTTAAATTTAATGGACAATTCTAAACCTTTGTTCATGTTAAAAATACAATCGTTACCAAACAGCTTTGTCTTTGCGTATAGACAAGTGATGCTGTTCTCACGAATGTATTTTAAATTTATTTGTCTGTTTGTGTGTTTCTAGTTTAATTGTTAATACTATACTAATGTCGGTTAGCAATACTTTTCCGAATTGAATTGTAATATTACGACTTAATATCAACTTGTGCAAAAAAAAATTGTAAACTTTTTTTTAAATCTAAATTGGTTTACCGATAAAAGTAATTTCTCATTTGTAAAATAATAGCCCTATTTTTTCTAAATCAATACGATTTATAGCAAAAAATGGCTCTTTTCGTAATTTTTTTGGTTTCTATATATGTTGTTTAACATAGCTTTAACAAGTGTGTTTCTATTTTGTTTTAGCTGTTTTAAAATATTTTGAGGCTATTTGTTATTTTATAATTAATATGTTTAAACAAGTATGATTTTTTAGCTGAGTTTCCTATTTGAATAGCAATATCTGTTAGTGGATTTTTAAAGTATTTGCTGAACATATGTGGATAATGATTATTCTGTTAATCATTTTGTTGCCTAAATATAACACTAATTTAAATCTATTTTATTGTTTTTCGGCAATTCAATGATTTTTTTATTGTTTTATGATTTGAAATTATTGAAAAAATAAAAACAACAGGCGACTTCTTAATTTTTTATTTATTTCATATTAAGTAAATTGTATTGACAACTATTTTAACCGAATGGGATGTACTATTGATTTCGGTTAGCGAATAAAATGGGTTGATTTCTCCATTTTTAAAGTGGTATGGACATTTTGGTTCGGGGTTCAAATAAAAAAGGCAATGAGTTGATTTGGTTAACAATTTAACTTTGCTGAACGGTTTTGTCTACTTTTGTTAGGTGATGGCGTTTATGGTGTTGTTTGTAACTATCTATATTGCTTTGTTAACTAAAGGAAACAGTGTTCAAACATCAAGTTATGGCTATCTTGTTTTAGGCGATAAGTCTTACCTTTTCTGAGCTAATTATAAGGGGATATCAATAGGAAATGTCATGTAATTGTCTTTGTAATTGCTTGTTTGTAGCGGCTTCGCTACAATAAAATAAACATCGGTTAAAATCTTATTTCAAAATCCAAATATTATCTACTTTCGTGCAACTTCTGAAAAAGGAGAGCCATATTTTCTATGCTAACACATTCTTTGTCAACTGATTTTGTTTCGACGGAGAAGACTGGAAAATTAACATGCAAAACGCTTTAGAACATTTTAAAAGATATAAAAATGAAAACGAACAAAGAAAACTTGATTAATTCAAATGCTCAATTGGTGTATGTTGCTCCTCGCATCACAAAACAAAATGTTGAATTGGAATATAGTGTAGCGGCAGGTTCAGTACACAACAATTCGATTACGGAATCTTGGCAAACAGAAACACAGAGTCAAGATGTCGAATGGTAATATTGGTCATATTTAATTAATTAGTAATATAAACAATCTTTTTCATGAATAGGTTTACAATGAACTTTGGAATAACATCAATCTTGGCACTTGCTTTATTTGTTTCAGCTTGTAATAAAGATAATAATGTCGCTATCAGTGAAGAGACAACTGTCCGTCTAAATATAGGTCAAGCTTATGCGAAAGCGGATCCTGTCAAAACCGCTGCGGTAGGACGTAACTATGCGTCCGCAGTGCAAACTGTTGAAATTCCATTTGATAATCAATATACATTAGTGGCTACATTGACTGCGGAAACTGCAGCTTCTTCAAGTCTTAAAGCATCTAATCGTGCTGCTACGGTATCAACTGGAAGCGAACAGGATCCTTTAAAACAAGGAACAATATATTACGTTGCAATTTTTGATGCCGCAGGTAATTATAAAGAAACAAAATCCTTTACACAGGGAAATGCAGCGCCAGAATTCAAAATCGATCAAGGGAAATACACTTTTGTCGTTTACGCTTCAGGTACTAATAAAACTTTACCATCGATTGCAGTGGGAGCAACATTGGCTTCAGTTAATTTCGAAGGATTGACTGCAGATAAAGACTTTATGCTTGATCAGGTTCCTTTTGAAGTAAAAGCTGGTCAAAATGTGTTGAATGCTGATTTGGAGCATTTGTTTTCACAGGTAACAATGAAATTTGATGCTTCTGCACTAGGTACGGTAACAAGCATCAGTGGTGCTACAATTGCGCCTTCGAATGCATCAGTGGATGTCGCCTTGGCCAGCGGAGCCTTGACTTTTAACGGAGCTGCTAATCCGGTTGCTTTTAATTTGAAAAATACGAGTGGAGCGATCATCAATTCAGACTCAACTTTTATTACAACTGCCGCGACAGCCAACGGGACAATCGTACTTTCTGGTGTTTCGATTGGCGGAAGTGCTGCGAAGAATTTATCCAAAGGGGGATGGAATATTAAGCCAGGTGTGAAATATCAATTAGATATCACACTTAAAAAGCCGATTGAAGTGAATATTGGAGATGAGGTCTGGGCTTTGGGTAACTTAACCTACGCGCTTGATGGCGATGGAAACCCTGTTTATAGTTTTGCTAAAACAAATGATACTTATGGAAACTATTGGTTTTCGGATTATGCTAAACCTAAGGTTTTCGATGTTAATAATCAACGCCCAACACGTGATATCAATGGGGCGGCTCAAGATCCGTGTTCGTTGGTTTTACCTGTAAATACTTGGAGATTACCGACGGCTGATGAGATCAACCAATTGATCAATAATACGAATAGCGGTGGAAAAGATAATCCTCACGATGTCAATGCATGGGCACCTGCTCGCTATGTGGATACGTATGATGGTACATTAAACACCAACTTGGGTATGTTCTTTGGAAAGCAGGGTAACCCTGGTGCTGATCGCTATAAATTCTTGTACTTACCTTACGGTGGATCGTATAACGATAACAATAGTGGTGATGGAATGGGGTCACAAGGTTTGTATTTACTAGCAGGTAACCAAAGACTACAGATGACGGGTTCGAAAGGTGATGCTGGATGGTCAATCAATGTTGGTCCGGCTGAAGCAAATTACGCTTATCAAATTCGGTGTGTAAGAAAATAATAGCTCGATCAATGATGAGGTAATTTATTTGGATAATAAATTTAATGAAAAAGCATTTCCCGATCTGGGGAATGCTTTTTTGCATGACCAATTGACTGCTTCCAAAAATTATTTGCTAAATTGCTCCCTGTCTAAGCATTATAAAATGTTATTTGGGTATTATTGCGGTAAATAATTATTATGGAATTTGGAGTTCATCGGGTCATTGGTGTAACGCAGGAGTATTCGGAAATTAAGGATGCAACAGCTAAAGAGAATTATGTCGTTCTTTTTGTGTCAAGTGGCGGCTGTAGCATGCGGATTAATAAACAGATCGCTGAGATTGAGGAATATAGTCTGGTTTTGATTCCACGCGGGATACAAATCGAAGCCAACCCAGATGAGCAACGTGCCTTTTTAATTATCTATTTTTCGGAAAGTTTTTTTGCGCGTACGGAGGTCGATACGGCCTTCCTTCGAAACTTCAAGTCCTTTAATAAAAGTGAATATACCTATCGGACACTCAGCGTACCCAAAGAATACGCGACGTACTATGAATTTGTCGGCATGCAATTGAAGCTGTCTAAACAGAATTATAATCAGGCAATTTATCGGGATTTGGCACATAATATTGTGAAGCAGATCGTGCTCTTGGCTGCTATCTATGCAGAAGATAAGCAATCGGGTGAGCTACTGGGGCAACGAACAGATGTGGCCTTGGTAAGGCGTTTCCAGGATCTGGTTGAAAAACATGTAAAAAAAGAAAAACAGGTAGCTTTCTACGCGGATCAATTAAATATAGGAAGTAAAAAACTAACCAATCTCACCAAAGAGACCTTGGGTACCACACCCAAAGAACTTATCACCAAAGAATTGCTTCGTGTCAGTAAGAAGCTTCTTGTGGAATCTTCACTCAGTATCAAACAAGTAGCTTGGGAATTGGGGTATACAGACGTGAATAACTTTAGTACCTTTTTTCTGAAAGAAACGGCCCTCACACCAACAGAATACCGTAAGCGCTGGCAGCAATAATCATTCTGTATTAAAAATAATACATGTTTTCCTATTAAAAAG
The Sphingobacterium multivorum genome window above contains:
- a CDS encoding mechanosensitive ion channel family protein, with product MMNETLIQLSQKWPSWLWNIALILFSFLIGFLIKLIFIPLLRRQAIQQESYSLFRSFVRRFSRVLSIFIPLIVFNSLLPFAQFNERTLRMVSKTNELLLVSFFAVVLIQGIKVFEDYLYHRFDVNKENNLRERKIRTQIVFIRKVVVTLIIVISLAIILLSFDSMQKIGAGLLTGVGVGGIIIGFAAQKSLGNLLAGFQIAFTQPIRMDDVLVVEGEWGRVEEINLTYVVVNIWDKRRLVLPITYFIEKPFQNWTRTTSEILGTVFIYTDFTVPVGLLREKLTALLTGHPLWDGKVNVLQVTDFKERTMEIRCLMSCRNSGQAFDLRCYIREQMIAYIHKNFPNALARTRVDYQVSTQKGL
- a CDS encoding endonuclease/exonuclease/phosphatase family protein; the protein is MLIFYVVFSGILILLSVLPFIQSQHWIFRVAEFVKLQLLVFQVPALAMGFYLVGEDSWIWWLQVVQLALIVYHTYILIRYTKFWRREKYEKGKDASDSIKVISCNVLQFNTAYNRFIDLIQKEKPQIFLTMESDAAWEKALRVLESDYPNFEKVTLDNTYGMHFYSNLKINKCQVHYFVADDIPSIEAELETADGHRFVFFAVHPPPPSPTEEETSKERDGDLLSVAKRVRDYKMPVVVTGDFNNVAWAKSSLLFKKTSKLIDARIGRGILSTFHANYWFFRVPLDLLFHSPTVFIDKLFIYPSVGSDHFPMGCTFFIDRYSEEQAEDIEHLEEGDMTEVNEMIADGKEEESDNRN
- a CDS encoding acyltransferase; the encoded protein is MDKDYHSKLDDEQLLSKTIDFLRFPLIVGVVFIHTDFSDVVIKGVKSINLVNYPIFTHAFFLFSKVIFEVCVPLFFLTSGFLFFYKTENFSFKVYLKKLKGRFRSLFIPYIFWNVVVLLFFFLAQTFLSGSLMSGRNKLVTDYSLMDWIWSFWDTSHINPHVEKTLPVNSPFWFIRDLMVVVLTSPLLYFLIKRLKVYAVILLGIIWVINPYFYQPGLSTVSYFFFAAGAYFSINKKNFVEIMKPVLYQSGVLYLLLVIAQFYFLGINWWSYLYCAGIMTGLVFAVALSAHFIEKEKWQMGPFWTNGSFFVFAYHRLPLVFVIKFLFTLVRPHSDVALLFLYFACPTLIIILGLLSYSIMRSFLPKFTAIICGGR
- a CDS encoding aminopeptidase C produces the protein MKKYKWIIGLLIFVCLSLLVKYGLKFYNKSQQKRIKSEFEFTDLINLGCTSVKNQGASNTCWSYTGNSFLESEMIRMGKKPIEISQIYTARQAYLEKARTFVRLHGGLSMKEGGQLHDVLNTYRKYGAMPRSAYSGLRGEATYNDFSELTPALNTMLKVLVKNKRLTSNWERAYIATMDAYLGELPAQFNYEGKMYTPRTFADQFIGINPDDYVGLASVTDQSYYKPFVLLVPDNWSFDRFYNVQMDDLTTVIDHALEKGFTVAWTTDISDPGFSWNYGVAYVPEKSINQMTAEEKDAMFVKPQREKKVSAAERQAAFDNWETTDDHAMHIVGLAKDQQGKEYYRVKNSWGKSNEYHGYLYVSKEFVRFKTLTIILHKAGLSPDFRLKLGLS
- a CDS encoding HAEPLYID family protein gives rise to the protein MENNKLTSRCLRACLFIFATTCSVGALAQENKSLPDKVHHAEPLYNDLVRDLGARKGEKEFNVGADIKRMHSADEFGYLMEYEFAPIDRLGLEAETDFAYSKSRMANVSSSNQLERLRLSSQYSFYVSKKQATTLAVGYTQIFDFVDGGTMFNPFFIAAKNWYSNWHALIYTGPEFAYRYGSSGMDTAWQMNTSFHYTIPQTDHFIGIEVNQEISSDGIQTTLHPQIKLGLSNKIAIGMAVGLPVSGKEKVLSGFWRLIYQL
- a CDS encoding FimB/Mfa2 family fimbrial subunit yields the protein MNRFTMNFGITSILALALFVSACNKDNNVAISEETTVRLNIGQAYAKADPVKTAAVGRNYASAVQTVEIPFDNQYTLVATLTAETAASSSLKASNRAATVSTGSEQDPLKQGTIYYVAIFDAAGNYKETKSFTQGNAAPEFKIDQGKYTFVVYASGTNKTLPSIAVGATLASVNFEGLTADKDFMLDQVPFEVKAGQNVLNADLEHLFSQVTMKFDASALGTVTSISGATIAPSNASVDVALASGALTFNGAANPVAFNLKNTSGAIINSDSTFITTAATANGTIVLSGVSIGGSAAKNLSKGGWNIKPGVKYQLDITLKKPIEVNIGDEVWALGNLTYALDGDGNPVYSFAKTNDTYGNYWFSDYAKPKVFDVNNQRPTRDINGAAQDPCSLVLPVNTWRLPTADEINQLINNTNSGGKDNPHDVNAWAPARYVDTYDGTLNTNLGMFFGKQGNPGADRYKFLYLPYGGSYNDNNSGDGMGSQGLYLLAGNQRLQMTGSKGDAGWSINVGPAEANYAYQIRCVRK
- a CDS encoding helix-turn-helix domain-containing protein encodes the protein MEFGVHRVIGVTQEYSEIKDATAKENYVVLFVSSGGCSMRINKQIAEIEEYSLVLIPRGIQIEANPDEQRAFLIIYFSESFFARTEVDTAFLRNFKSFNKSEYTYRTLSVPKEYATYYEFVGMQLKLSKQNYNQAIYRDLAHNIVKQIVLLAAIYAEDKQSGELLGQRTDVALVRRFQDLVEKHVKKEKQVAFYADQLNIGSKKLTNLTKETLGTTPKELITKELLRVSKKLLVESSLSIKQVAWELGYTDVNNFSTFFLKETALTPTEYRKRWQQ